A region from the Cannabis sativa cultivar Pink pepper isolate KNU-18-1 chromosome 9, ASM2916894v1, whole genome shotgun sequence genome encodes:
- the LOC115722767 gene encoding pumilio homolog 24: protein MAAKDQDKSKLKKRKQIPGGAKPDAPSSSPKKPKLLAVKHSKAPKNDLKKPFKGSEHTKPFKGSEHTKSGPKMEKTDPMSKRERRINAKDLAEARKKKRKPYYTLEQELAHLWEKMRVRNIGKEDRAKLITEALQKMKGKIAEIAGSHVSSRVLQTCVKYCSKSENDAVFEELQPHFLTLSSNKYGVHLVKKMLDNASKKQLAVVISSLHGHVAQLLRQVVGSDVIEHAYQLGNATQKQELLMELYSVELQIFKDLVTMKESSLKDIMSKLSLPKPSVVRHMTSVIQPILEKGIVDHSIIHRILMEYLNIADQTSATDVLQQLSGPLLVRMIHTRDGSRLGMLCVKHGSAKERKKIIKGMKDHVQKIARDQCGSMVLVCIISVVDDTKLLTKIVIHGVQENLEELVDDKNGRRFLLQLLHPKCTRYFTPDELASLDLSLDSLSGKVKGSSEEVKPNDDTEETETEANTSSDPVETLKIVEGGKKDPSVRREELLVKSGLAERLIDVCIENSDKLLKSNFGKDVIYEVAIGGADGILKPTMEDKLNALHEAIASVVAEPKSEESKEEHVLENFHSSRTIRKLILDCPAFASTLWKSALKGKCEMWASGHSGKVISAFLESSDSAVVAQAKKELQPLIDRGILKIPEKQAVKKA, encoded by the exons ATGGCGGCCAAGGACCAAGATAAGAGTAAACTCAAGAAGAGGAAGCAAATCCCTGGTGGTGCTAAGCCTGACGCTCCCAGCTCAAGTCCCAAAAAACCGAAGCTACTCGCCGTAAAGCACTCAAAAGCTCCCAAAAATgacttgaagaaaccatttaAGGGTTCAGAACACACCAAACCATTCAAGGGTTCTGAACACACCAAATCTGGACCTAAAATGGAGAAGACGGATCCCATGTCAAAGCGAGAACGTCGCATCAACGCAAAG GATCTTGCTGAGgccaggaagaagaagaggaagcctTATTACACTTTAGAACAA GAGCTTGCACATTTGTGGGAAAAGATGAGGGTTCGCAATATTGGCAAAGAAGATAGAGCCAA GTTGATCACCGAAGCACTACAAAAAATGAAGGGAAAGATAGCTGAAATTGCAGGCTCTCATGTTTCTTCTCGTGTTCTGCAG ACTTGTGTAAAGTACTGttcaaaatctgaaaatgaTGCTGTATTTGAGGAGCTTCAACCACATTTTCTCACATTGTCATCTAACAAATATGGTGTTCATCTGGTGAAGAAAATGTTGGACAATG CTTCTAAAAAACAGCTTGCGGTAGTTATTTCATCTCTCCATGGGCACGTTGCTCAACTTCTTCGTCAAGTGGTTGGATCTGATG TCATCGAGCATGCATACCAATTGGGAAATGCAACTCAAAAACAGGAGCTTTTGATGGAGTTGTATTCTGTGGAGCTACAAATATTTAAGGATCTCGTCACAATGAAAGAAAGCAG ttTAAAAGATATAATGTCAAAGTTAAGTTTGCCGAAACCCTCTGTCGTGCGCCACATGACTTCGGTGATCCAACCGATTCTGGAGAAAGGAATTGTTGATCACTCAATCATACACAGGATATTAATGGAGTACTTAAATATTGCTGATCAG ACTTCTGCCACAGATGTGCTCCAACAATTATCTGGTCCACTTCTTGTTCGAATGATCCATACCAGGGATGGATCTAGGCTTGGGATGCTCTGTGTCAAGCATGGCAGTGCAAAG gaaagaaagaaaataataaaaggaATGAAAGACCACGTACAAAAGATTGCTCGTGATCAATGCGGAAGTATG GTTCTTGTTTGCATTATTTCAGTTGTTGATGACACAAAGCTTTTAACAAAG ATTGTCATTCATGGAGTTCAAGAAAATTTAGAGGAGCTTGTTGACGATAAG AATGGCAGGCGTTTCTTACTACAGCTACTTCATCCAAAATGTACTCGCTATTTCACTCCCGATGAGCTGGCTTCTCTCGATTTGTCTCTAGATTCTCTTTCCGGCAAA GTTAAGGGATCAAGCGAGGAGGTTAAACCTAATGATGACACAGAAGAGACGGAAACTGAGGCCAATACAAGCTCTGACCCTGTCGAGACCCTCAAAATTGTTGAGGGTGGGAAGAAGGATCCTTCTGTTCGGAGGGAAGAGTTGTTAGTCAAGAGTGGGCTGGCTGAG AGACTTATTGATGTATGCATTGAAAACTCAGACAAACTACTTAAATCAAACTTCGGGAAGGATGTGATATACGAG GTTGCAATTGGTGGTGCAGATGGCATTCTTAAACCAACTATGGAAGATAAGTTAAACGCCTTACATGAAGCCATAGCATCTGTTGTAGCAGAGCCTAAATCTGAGGAATCGAAGGAGGAACACGTCCTTGAAAATTTCCATTCTAGTCGGACCATTAGAAAACTAATCTTGGACTGCCCCGCCTTTGCTTCTACACTATGGAAATCTGCATTGAAAGGAAAGTGTGAAATGTGGGCCTCAGGTCACAG TGGCAAGGTCATTTCGGCTTTCTTAGAATCATCAGATTCTGCAGTGGTTGCACAGGCAAAGAAAGAGCTGCAGCCCTTGATCGATCGTGGTATACTCAAAATCCCGGAGAAGCAGGCAGTCAAAAAAGCTTAA
- the LOC115722006 gene encoding uncharacterized protein LOC115722006: protein MGKVGQESDFKTQLVVEICSISTGHSSNTCVHRQHCNQPNNNKLPFIDWYRIIGVEEDAGIDVIKKCYHKLALQLHPDKNKHPKAEIAFKLVSEAYSCLSDNAQRKAFDLRRWRSFCFDCLHSPKKKAARRVPSWPRSHKIIRGLKDLRDRFREETRVIENCLKANAASAAAVPRRESCVFSPPTTNSLLKSKSHNGRRKESPIFNPSDYAFDGYPHMRSRVYKKTDNFWFMRTGHVFNSERVDSRVNCDSPIFEIRPQKKGIFKSKSTCVHS from the exons ATGGGGAAAGTGGGACAAGAATCAGATTTCAAAACCCAGTTGGTAGTTGAAATTTGCTCCATTTCAACAGGCCATTCTTCTAACACATGTGTTCATAGGCAACATTGCAACcagcctaataataataaattaccaTTCATTGATTGGTACCGTATTATTGGA GTGGAAGAAGATGCTGGAATAGATGTTATTAAAAAATGTTACCATAAACTTG CTTTACAACTTCATCCAGATAAGAACAAGCATCCCAAGGCTGAAATTGCATTCAAGCTTGTCTCAGAG GCATATTCATGTCTTTCAGACAATGCACAAAGAAAAGCATTTGACTTAAGGAGATGGAGGAGTTTCTGCTTTGATTGTCTTCATAGTCCAAAGAAGAAGGCGGCTCGGAGAGTCCCGAGTTGGCCAAGATCTCACAAAATTATTCGCGGGTTGAAAGATTTACGAGACAGGTTCAGGGAAGAGACGAGGGTGATTGAGAATTGCCTGAAGGCCAATGCTGCCTCGGCTGCAGCTGTGCCAAGGAGAGAATCTTGTGTTTTTAGTCCTCCAACAACAAACTCTTTGTTAAAGAGCAAATCTCATAATGGGAGACGAAAGGAGTCTCCTATTTTCAATCCTTCTGACTATGCTTTTGATGGGTATCCACATATGAGGAGTCGAGTTTACAAGAAGACAGATAATTTTTGGTTCATGAGAACTGGACATGTTTTTAATAGTGAAAGAGTAGATAGTAGAGTGAATTGTGACTCTCCTATCTTTGAGATTAGACCACAGAAAAAAGGCATTTTTAAGAGTAAATCTACTTGTGTTCATTCatga